Proteins encoded in a region of the Dreissena polymorpha isolate Duluth1 chromosome 6, UMN_Dpol_1.0, whole genome shotgun sequence genome:
- the LOC127833601 gene encoding uncharacterized protein LOC127833601 isoform X1 translates to MYDTKMTTSFPIIDMSKAYTERKRLAKKVVHGLENEGFLFIDNVANLDYDKLLRACKWFFDKPIEFKRTVMRKLWNPENSNIYRGYFPVTEEEPCRKEGFKFARDIKDVDVTASEYNRFYEKSPWPKEDGEFPFKEFLQETYEILHNTALEILKLVAIGLDIEENIFEDMFSDKPCSTLRIMHYPPWEGKPPKNAIVEDGKVVVFPEHIDKNFMTLLTRFDYGGLEFKTIDGSWAEVDPRPGSLVMNIGDIFSRMMDGRLKARTHRVIDIGTDRYAVPFFFTPRYDADIGVNFMEPEHRVELYGPWVLDVIKNREK, encoded by the coding sequence ATGTATGACACAAAAATGACGACATCATTTCCTATCATAGACATGTCAAAGGCTTACACAGAGCGCAAGAGGCTCGCAAAGAAAGTAGTCCATGGTCTCGAAAACGAAggatttctatttatagacaacGTCGCGAATTTAGATTATGATAAGCTTTTACGCGCATGCAAATGGTTTTTCGATAAGCCGATCGAATTCAAGCGAACAGTGATGCGAAAACTTTGGAACCCCGAAAATTCGAACATTTACCGAGGGTATTTTCCAGTCACAGAGGAAGAACCTTGCCGGAAGGAAGGTTTTAAATTCGCGCGCGATATCAAAGATGTTGACGTAACAGCTTCTGAATATAACAGGTTCTACGAGAAGTCTCCTTGGCCAAAGGAAGATGGGGAATTCCCTTTTAAGGAATTCCTTCAAGAAACTTATGAGATTCTACACAACACAGCTTTAGAGATTCTAAAGCTAGTCGCCATCGGTTTGGATATAGAGGAAAACATCTTCGAAGACATGTTTTCGGACAAACCATGTTCTACATTAAGGATCATGCATTACCCGCCTTGGGAAGGGAAACCGCCGAAAAACGCGATTGTCGAAGATGGAAAAGTCGTCGTATTTCCGGAACACATCGACAAAAACTTCATGACGCTTCTCACTAGATTCGACTATGGCGGACTGGAGTTTAAGACCATAGATGGTTCGTGGGCGGAAGTGGATCCAAGACCCGGAAGTCTCGTCATGAACATCGGAGACATCTTCTCCAGAATGATGGATGGAAGGCTAAAAGCGAGGACACACCGGGTTATCGACATCGGCACCGACCGTTACGCCGTTCCGTTCTTTTTTACGCCTCGTTACGACGCTGACATCGGGGTCAACTTCATGGAGCCGGAACACCGGGTGGAGCTATACGGACCCTGGGTCCTCGACGTCATTAAAAACCGGGAAAAGTAA